The following are encoded in a window of Alphaproteobacteria bacterium genomic DNA:
- the glnA gene encoding type I glutamate--ammonia ligase: MADAKSVLQMIKEKDVKFVSFRFTDPRGKWQHTAKTASAVDDSVFADGVMFDGSSIAGWKAINESDMILMPDPSTAILDPFTAQTTMSIFCDVIEPSTGQFYARCPRSTAKRAEAYLKSSGVGDSAVFGPELEFFVFDDVRFDVKMHGSFYAVDSAETPNNTGTVMEGGNMGHRPGVKGGYFPVPPVDSMHDLRAEMCTVLTEMGLTMEIHHHEVAPAQNELGFRFDTLVKTGDNVQKYKYGLHNVAAQWGKTCTFMPKPIYGDNGSGMHTHQSIWKDGKPLFAGNGYADLSETALYYIGGIIKHAKALNAFCNASTNSYKRVIPGFEAPVLLAYSARNRSASCRIPYSASPKGKRVEVRFPDPSANPYLAFSAMLMAGIDGIQNKIHPGEAMDKNLYELPPEELKQVPTVAGSLREALGALDADRAFLTKGGVFTEDQIDAYMDLKWEEVYNWEHQPAPIEYKMYYSV, encoded by the coding sequence ATGGCCGACGCCAAGAGCGTGCTGCAGATGATCAAGGAGAAGGACGTCAAGTTCGTCTCCTTCCGGTTCACCGATCCGCGCGGCAAGTGGCAGCACACCGCCAAGACCGCGTCGGCGGTCGACGATTCGGTGTTTGCCGACGGCGTGATGTTCGACGGCTCCTCGATCGCCGGCTGGAAGGCGATCAACGAGTCCGACATGATCCTGATGCCCGATCCGTCGACGGCGATCCTCGATCCGTTCACGGCGCAGACGACGATGTCGATCTTCTGCGACGTCATCGAGCCCTCGACCGGCCAGTTCTACGCCCGCTGCCCGCGCTCGACCGCCAAGCGCGCCGAGGCCTACCTGAAGTCCTCCGGCGTCGGCGACAGCGCCGTGTTCGGCCCCGAGCTCGAGTTCTTCGTGTTCGACGACGTGCGCTTCGACGTGAAGATGCACGGCTCGTTCTACGCCGTCGACTCGGCGGAGACGCCCAACAACACCGGAACGGTGATGGAAGGCGGCAACATGGGCCACCGTCCGGGCGTCAAGGGCGGCTACTTCCCGGTCCCGCCGGTTGATTCCATGCACGATCTGCGCGCCGAGATGTGCACCGTGCTGACCGAGATGGGTCTCACCATGGAGATCCACCATCACGAGGTGGCGCCGGCGCAGAACGAGCTGGGCTTCCGCTTCGACACGCTGGTGAAGACCGGCGACAACGTGCAGAAGTACAAGTACGGCCTGCACAACGTCGCGGCGCAGTGGGGCAAGACCTGCACCTTCATGCCCAAGCCGATCTACGGTGACAACGGCTCGGGCATGCACACGCACCAGTCGATCTGGAAGGACGGCAAGCCGCTGTTCGCCGGCAACGGCTACGCCGACCTCAGCGAGACGGCGCTCTACTACATCGGCGGCATCATCAAGCACGCCAAGGCGCTCAACGCCTTCTGCAACGCCTCGACCAACAGCTACAAGCGCGTCATCCCGGGCTTCGAGGCCCCCGTGCTGCTCGCCTATTCGGCGCGCAACCGCTCGGCCTCCTGCCGCATCCCCTACTCCGCCTCGCCCAAGGGCAAGCGTGTCGAGGTGCGCTTCCCCGATCCGTCGGCCAATCCGTATCTCGCCTTCTCGGCGATGCTGATGGCCGGCATCGACGGCATCCAGAACAAGATCCATCCCGGCGAGGCGATGGACAAGAACCTCTACGAGCTGCCGCCGGAGGAGCTCAAGCAGGTGCCGACCGTGGCCGGCTCGCTGCGCGAGGCGCTGGGCGCGCTCGACGCCGATCGCGCCTTCCTGACCAAGGGCGGCGTCTTCACCGAGGACCAGATCGACGCCTACATGGATCTCAAGTGGGAAGAGGTCTACAACTGGGAACACCAGCCGGCTCCGATCGAGTACAAGATGTACTACTCGGTCTGA
- a CDS encoding P-II family nitrogen regulator yields MKKIEAIIKPFKLDEVKEALNEIGVKGITVIEAKGFGRQKGHTELYRGAEYVVDFLPKVKVELVVEDAQAEKAVEAIRSAAQTGRIGDGKIFVSGVEEAVRIRTGERGDEAI; encoded by the coding sequence ATGAAAAAGATCGAAGCCATCATCAAGCCTTTCAAGCTCGACGAAGTGAAGGAAGCGCTCAACGAGATCGGCGTGAAGGGCATCACGGTCATCGAGGCCAAGGGCTTCGGGCGGCAGAAGGGCCATACCGAGCTCTATCGCGGTGCCGAATACGTCGTCGACTTCCTGCCCAAGGTGAAGGTCGAGCTGGTCGTCGAGGACGCCCAGGCCGAGAAGGCCGTCGAGGCGATTCGCAGCGCGGCGCAGACCGGCCGCATCGGCGATGGCAAGATCTTCGTCTCGGGGGTAGAGGAAGCCGTGCGAATCCGCACCGGAGAGCGCGGCGACGAAGCCATCTAG
- a CDS encoding aminotransferase → MKQGNSVLGGYADTIFDVMSGLARQYKSVNLGQGFPDDPGPEDVRRAAADYLMTGHNQYPPMLGIPELRQAVAEHNKRFYDLDVDWQSEVMVTSGATEALGDCLFGLIEPGDEVVLIEPLYDSYIPIVRRAGGIPRLVRLQPPRWDLPREELAAAFGPRTKLILINSPMNPCSKVFDAEELGFIAELCVKHDTFAVCDEVYEHLTFDGLKHTPLMKFPGMRERTARIGSSGKTFSVTGWKVGYITAAPAVLKPILKAHQFVTFTTPPNLQWGTAVGLRKEDAYFTRLASDMQAKRDRLATGLADIGFEVMPARGTYFVTTDFRPLGFNGTDEDFCRHITVEAGVTAVPTSAFYSSADAPRHFARFCFCKNDSTLDAALERLSGHFRKRRQP, encoded by the coding sequence ATGAAGCAGGGCAACAGCGTTCTGGGCGGCTACGCCGACACGATCTTCGACGTGATGTCGGGTCTGGCGCGGCAGTACAAATCGGTCAATCTGGGGCAGGGGTTTCCCGACGACCCGGGTCCCGAGGATGTCCGGCGCGCCGCCGCCGACTACCTGATGACCGGCCACAACCAGTATCCGCCGATGCTGGGCATCCCCGAGCTGCGCCAGGCGGTGGCCGAGCACAACAAGCGTTTCTATGACCTCGACGTCGACTGGCAGAGCGAGGTCATGGTGACCTCGGGCGCCACCGAGGCCCTGGGCGACTGCCTGTTCGGCCTGATCGAGCCGGGCGACGAGGTGGTGCTGATCGAGCCGCTCTACGACAGCTACATCCCGATCGTGCGCCGCGCCGGCGGGATCCCCAGGCTGGTCCGCCTGCAGCCGCCGCGCTGGGATCTGCCGCGCGAGGAGCTGGCGGCCGCCTTCGGACCCAGGACAAAGCTGATCCTGATCAACTCGCCGATGAATCCCTGCTCCAAGGTGTTCGACGCCGAGGAGCTGGGCTTCATCGCCGAGCTTTGCGTCAAGCACGACACCTTCGCCGTCTGCGACGAGGTCTACGAGCATCTGACTTTCGACGGTCTGAAGCACACGCCGCTGATGAAGTTCCCGGGGATGCGCGAGCGCACGGCGCGCATCGGCTCGTCGGGCAAGACCTTCAGCGTCACCGGCTGGAAGGTGGGCTACATCACGGCGGCGCCGGCGGTGCTCAAGCCGATCCTCAAGGCGCACCAGTTCGTCACCTTCACCACGCCGCCCAACCTGCAATGGGGCACCGCCGTGGGCCTGCGCAAGGAAGACGCCTACTTCACCAGGCTGGCGTCCGACATGCAGGCCAAGCGCGACCGGCTGGCCACCGGCCTGGCCGATATCGGCTTCGAGGTGATGCCGGCGCGCGGCACCTATTTCGTCACCACCGATTTCCGGCCGCTGGGCTTCAACGGCACCGACGAGGATTTCTGCCGCCACATCACGGTCGAGGCGGGCGTGACGGCGGTGCCGACCAGCGCCTTCTACAGCAGCGCCGATGCGCCCCGGCATTTCGCGCGCTTCTGCTTCTGCAAGAACGACAGCACGCTGGACGCGGCGCTGGAGCGGTTGTCGGGCCATTTCCGCAAGCGCCGCCAACCTTGA
- a CDS encoding NAD(P)H-hydrate dehydratase: MAAEALRDVVADDDLAILSCAEMRIAETLAMEGLRDEHGTVAQGVSSTELMETAGAAVAAAVGERYLPQPTVVLCGPGNNGGDGFVVARQLEAAGWPVRVGLLGERERLGGDALNAAELWGGIIEAATPDLLEDHPLVIDALFGIGLKRPLEGMAKALVTAINARDLACVAIDLPSGLDGDTGAVLGAVPRCELTVTFFRPKTGHLSSAGRACCGDLRVAEIGVPRGVLRQLDVRQWRNGPGLWRHALRRPALDDHKYRRGHVVVFGGDTMTGAARLSALAARRVGAGLVTIAGSPAATTVYRLAEPGNLVVDLADAQALAGLTGDPRKNAFVVGPGAGTGAQAAERLLATLAAGRGAVIDADAITVAAGMPDRFFAMIRGQTLLTPHEGEFARLFPDLAGLPGKLDRARQAARRSGATILLKGPDTTIAAPDGRAIVSDNAPPTLATAGSGDVLSGMAGGLMAQGMTAFAAAAAACWLHGAAARRFGFGLIAEDIAPQLPAVLDDLWRDPLGAARTAD, translated from the coding sequence ATGGCGGCCGAGGCGCTGCGCGACGTCGTCGCCGACGACGACCTCGCCATCCTGAGCTGCGCCGAGATGCGAATCGCCGAGACCCTGGCGATGGAGGGGCTGCGCGACGAGCACGGCACGGTGGCGCAGGGCGTTTCCAGCACCGAGCTGATGGAAACCGCCGGCGCCGCCGTGGCGGCCGCGGTGGGCGAGCGTTACCTGCCGCAGCCCACGGTGGTTCTCTGCGGGCCGGGCAACAACGGCGGCGACGGTTTCGTCGTGGCCCGCCAGCTCGAGGCCGCGGGCTGGCCGGTGCGGGTGGGCCTGCTGGGCGAGCGCGAGCGGCTGGGCGGCGACGCGCTGAACGCCGCCGAGCTCTGGGGCGGCATCATCGAGGCGGCGACGCCCGATCTGCTCGAGGATCATCCGCTGGTGATCGACGCCCTGTTCGGGATCGGCCTGAAGCGGCCGCTGGAGGGCATGGCGAAGGCGCTGGTGACGGCGATCAACGCCCGCGACCTCGCCTGCGTCGCCATCGACCTGCCCAGTGGCCTCGACGGCGATACCGGCGCCGTGCTGGGCGCGGTGCCGCGCTGCGAGCTGACGGTGACGTTCTTCCGGCCCAAGACCGGCCACCTCTCTTCGGCCGGCCGGGCGTGCTGCGGTGATCTGCGTGTCGCCGAGATCGGCGTGCCGCGCGGCGTTCTGCGCCAGCTCGACGTCCGGCAATGGCGCAATGGCCCTGGACTGTGGCGCCATGCGCTGCGGCGCCCGGCGCTCGACGACCACAAGTACCGGCGCGGCCACGTCGTGGTGTTCGGCGGCGACACCATGACCGGCGCGGCGCGGCTGTCGGCGCTGGCGGCCCGGCGCGTCGGCGCCGGGCTGGTCACGATCGCCGGATCGCCGGCGGCGACGACGGTCTATCGCCTGGCCGAGCCGGGCAACCTCGTCGTCGATCTGGCGGATGCGCAGGCGCTGGCCGGGCTGACCGGCGATCCGCGCAAGAACGCCTTTGTCGTCGGGCCGGGGGCGGGGACCGGAGCGCAGGCCGCCGAGCGCCTGCTGGCGACCTTGGCCGCCGGCCGTGGCGCGGTGATCGACGCCGACGCCATTACCGTGGCGGCCGGGATGCCCGACCGGTTCTTCGCGATGATTCGCGGCCAGACGCTGCTGACGCCGCACGAGGGCGAGTTCGCCCGGCTGTTTCCCGATCTCGCCGGCCTGCCGGGCAAGCTCGACCGGGCACGCCAGGCGGCGCGACGCTCGGGCGCGACAATCCTGCTGAAGGGACCCGACACGACCATCGCCGCGCCCGATGGCCGGGCGATCGTCAGCGACAATGCGCCCCCGACCCTGGCCACGGCGGGCAGCGGCGACGTGCTGTCCGGCATGGCCGGCGGGCTGATGGCCCAGGGCATGACCGCCTTCGCCGCCGCCGCCGCGGCCTGCTGGCTGCACGGCGCGGCGGCGCGGCGCTTCGGCTTCGGCCTGATCGCCGAGGACATCGCGCCCCAGCTCCCGGCCGTTCTCGACGATCTGTGGCGCGATCCCCTGGGTGCGGCGCGGACCGCCGACTGA
- the tig gene encoding trigger factor → MQITEISNEALKRSYRVVLPAADIASQVDGRLEEMAKTASMPGFRPGKVPVSLLRRQYGQALFGEAVEKSVNESVGKTITDNSLKPALQPRIEVKKIEEGQDLEFELIVELMPELGEIGFGDIELERLKVNVEDKQVDEAVERMAQGSGELKPVEPARAAEKGDTLNIDFTGFIDDVPFENGSAQGYDIELGSNSLIPGFEDQLIGAEASQDREVKVTFPAEYGAAQLAGKDAVFKVKVNQVSVRVPKPIDDELAKGAGFDNLEAMRKAVRERIEQDYNQLSRALVKRKLLDKLAEKHQFDVPAGLVEAEFGSIWQQVEDAKKAGQKVEEDEEKLKGEYRDIANRRVRLGLLLAEVGRKNNIEVTPQEINQAVIREAQRYPGQERQVFEFYGKNAEMRERLRAPIFEDKTIDFVLELAKVSDKAVSPDDLLKAAREGDEADKQAA, encoded by the coding sequence ATGCAGATCACAGAAATCTCCAACGAGGCACTCAAGCGCTCCTATCGGGTCGTGCTGCCTGCAGCCGATATCGCGAGCCAGGTCGACGGTCGCCTCGAGGAGATGGCCAAGACCGCCTCGATGCCCGGCTTCCGTCCCGGCAAGGTGCCGGTGAGCCTGCTGCGCCGCCAGTACGGCCAAGCCCTGTTCGGCGAGGCGGTCGAGAAGTCGGTCAACGAGAGCGTCGGCAAGACCATCACCGACAATTCGCTCAAGCCGGCGCTGCAGCCGCGCATCGAGGTCAAGAAGATCGAGGAGGGCCAGGACCTCGAATTCGAGCTGATCGTCGAGCTGATGCCGGAACTGGGCGAAATCGGCTTCGGCGACATCGAGCTGGAGCGGCTCAAGGTCAATGTCGAGGACAAGCAGGTCGACGAGGCGGTCGAGCGCATGGCCCAGGGCAGCGGCGAGCTGAAGCCGGTCGAGCCGGCACGCGCGGCGGAGAAGGGCGACACCCTCAACATCGATTTCACCGGCTTCATCGACGACGTGCCGTTCGAGAACGGCTCGGCGCAGGGCTACGACATCGAACTGGGCTCCAACAGCCTGATCCCGGGCTTCGAGGACCAGCTGATCGGCGCCGAGGCCAGCCAGGACCGCGAGGTCAAGGTCACCTTCCCGGCCGAGTACGGCGCGGCCCAGCTCGCCGGCAAGGACGCGGTGTTCAAGGTCAAGGTCAACCAGGTCTCGGTGCGCGTGCCCAAGCCGATCGACGACGAGCTGGCCAAGGGCGCCGGCTTCGACAACCTCGAGGCCATGCGCAAGGCGGTGCGCGAGCGCATCGAGCAGGACTACAACCAGCTCTCGCGTGCCCTGGTGAAGCGCAAGCTGCTCGACAAGCTGGCCGAGAAGCACCAGTTCGACGTTCCCGCGGGCCTGGTCGAGGCCGAGTTCGGCTCGATCTGGCAGCAGGTCGAGGATGCCAAGAAGGCCGGGCAGAAGGTCGAAGAGGACGAGGAGAAGCTCAAGGGCGAGTACCGCGACATCGCCAACCGGCGCGTTCGGCTCGGCCTGCTGCTGGCCGAGGTCGGCCGCAAGAACAACATCGAAGTCACGCCGCAGGAGATCAACCAGGCGGTGATCCGCGAGGCCCAGCGCTATCCCGGCCAGGAGCGGCAGGTCTTCGAGTTCTATGGCAAGAACGCCGAGATGCGCGAGCGCCTGCGCGCGCCGATCTTCGAGGACAAGACGATCGACTTCGTGCTCGAGCTGGCCAAGGTCAGCGACAAGGCGGTGTCGCCCGACGACCTGCTCAAGGCCGCGCGCGAGGGCGACGAGGCCGACAAGCAGGCGGCCTAG
- a CDS encoding ATP-dependent Clp protease proteolytic subunit, whose amino-acid sequence MIRDRDPIEIYDNYFIPTVVEQTARGIQGYDIWSRLLKERIVFLSGVVEERLATLISAQFLFLEAENPNKDIAFYINSPGGVVTAGLAIYDTMRYIRPPISTVCMGQAASMGSLLLAAGEKGKRFALPNARIMIHQPSGGAQGQATDIEIQAREILLIRERLNKMYAEHTGQKLETIESAMERDRFFDPYEAKEFGLIDQVVDKRPAPPTEVKAA is encoded by the coding sequence ATGATTCGCGATCGCGATCCGATCGAGATCTACGACAACTACTTCATCCCCACCGTCGTCGAGCAGACGGCGCGTGGCATCCAGGGCTACGATATCTGGTCGCGACTGCTGAAGGAGCGCATCGTCTTCCTGAGCGGCGTGGTCGAGGAGCGCTTGGCCACCCTGATCTCCGCCCAGTTCCTGTTCCTGGAGGCGGAGAACCCCAACAAGGACATCGCCTTCTACATCAATTCGCCGGGCGGCGTGGTGACCGCGGGCCTGGCGATCTACGACACCATGCGCTACATCCGCCCGCCGATCTCGACGGTGTGCATGGGCCAAGCCGCTTCCATGGGCTCGCTGCTGCTGGCGGCGGGCGAGAAGGGCAAGCGCTTCGCGCTGCCCAACGCTCGGATCATGATCCACCAGCCCTCGGGCGGTGCGCAGGGCCAGGCCACCGACATCGAGATCCAGGCGCGCGAGATCCTGCTGATCCGCGAGCGGCTCAACAAGATGTACGCCGAGCACACCGGCCAGAAGCTCGAGACCATCGAGAGCGCCATGGAGCGCGACCGGTTCTTCGACCCCTACGAGGCCAAGGAGTTCGGTCTCATCGACCAGGTCGTCGACAAGCGCCCGGCGCCGCCGACCGAGGTGAAGGCAGCCTGA